Genomic segment of Myxococcus stipitatus:
GGCTCCCCCGATATCGTGCAGCTCGGCAGCCTCAACTTCCACGTCATCCAGCGAGGCGACAAGCTGGGCGTGCGCGTGAAGGACTCCGAGTCCCCCGCGCGCAAGCAGTTCCACGGCATCCCCACGTACCCCGCCAGCGCCGCGTGGAAGGTCACCGCGCGCTTCGAGCCCGCCACCACGCCGCGCACCCTCCAGGTGCCCAACGTGCTCGGCACCACGGAGGAGATGAAGGCCCCCGGCGTGCTCGTCTTCACCGTCGACGGCAAGGAGCACCGCCTCACGCCCGTGGAGGACGGCTCCAACAAGCTCTTCGTCATCTTCGCGGATGAGACGAACCGCGACGCCACCTACGGCGCGGGCCGCTTCCTCTACGCCGACATGCCGAAGGATGGACAGGTGGTGCTCGACTTCAACCGCGCCTACAACCCGCCCTGCGCCTTCACCCGCTTCGCCACCTGCCCGCTGCCGCCGCGCGGCAACCGCCTGGCCCTCCGCGTGGAAGCCGGCGAGAAGCGCTACGGCGACCACTGACGTGTCCGAATCCGCGCGGCGGTGACGCCCCCGCCACGCCGCGCGGATGAAGCCCCCCGCAACACCTACGCGTGCAGCACCCGGCCCTCGAACCACGGCTCGGAGCGCGTGGTGCCCATCGCCGCGGAGTCCCCGCGCGCGCGGGCCGCGAGGCCCTCGGACAACACGTGCGCCTCCGCGCACACGCCCTTGAGTCGCTCGGACATGGCGACGGCCCGAAGCCCCAGCTGGAGCCGCACCCGGTGCTCCGCTTCGCGCCGCGTGGCCCCATCATCCAGCCACCCCTCGAGTGCCTCGCGCATCTGCTCCGAAGCAAGGCCCAGCCGGACCAGCACCGGGTACTCGACCTCTGACCAGCAGCGGCGGAGCTCCTCGTCGACCAGGCTCCGAGGCACCTCGACACGCGTGCGACGCGACCACTCCCGCAGCGCCTCGACCTGACGCTGGCGCTGGTCCTGGGCCTCCCACTCGGCGGCGAGTTCCTGGCGCAGATGCGCCATCACCTCATCGAGCGTGGCACCGCGCGCGAGGTTGGCGAAGAAGTCCGAGGACTGCTCATCGAGCGCGACCACTTCGCGCGCGGCCCTGAGCTTCACCGCGAAGCGAGCCACCACGCCCCGGAGCGCCTCCACCGGATGGTCCACCGGAAGCGTGAGTTCCACCGGGTGAGTCTCCCCCACCTTCAAGCCCACGAGCGACTCGAGGAGCCCTGGGAGCCGCGAGTTCGCGGCGACTTCGGTCCACCACTCCGAGCGCGCGGAGAAGGCCATCAGCCTTCCGTTCGCGAACCCAAGGACATCCAAGAGGACGTCATCCCCCGCCGCCACCCGCTCACCCGGCGCGCGGTTCCTTCTCGGGGCCACGGCTCGGCACAACGTCCGGTAGCGAGCGAGGACGGCCTCCTCCGTGAAGGACTCCGACACCTGGGCCCCTTCGCTCGAGGGTACCACCGAGATATCCGGGGCCCGGAACCGGAGGCGGGCCAGTGCACCCGAGCCCCTGGCCAGGAGCCCCATCCCCTGAAGCTCGCCCGTGGAGAGCGGCAAGCCCGCCGTGCTGGAGTCGTGGGAGCGCATGGAGGCCGTTACGCACACCACCCGCATCCGGTTACACGCGCTCAGTGCACCATGGCCGGCTGGGCCCAGAGCTCTTCCCGCAGGAGCGGTGAATCGACTCGCGGCGAGTTCCCCTGGGCCACCTGCCGCAGCAGCGCCTCGCAGAAAGCCCAGACATCTCCCGGGTGGCGCGAGGTGATGAGGTGGCCATCCTCCACCACCTCCCGGTCCACCCAGCGCGCGCCCGCGTTGATGAGGTCTGTCTTCAGCGAGGG
This window contains:
- a CDS encoding DUF1684 domain-containing protein; protein product: MTPLALALSVALHAAPSPTKAPPPSKPPAKSMTAPSTTEDLATATRTWHEQRLQRLQAEDGWLSLVGLFWLKEGEQTAGSAPDSALDFPDNTPAKLGTFTRKGNTASFQPAPGVQLTRNGQPFTGGELKSDETGSPDIVQLGSLNFHVIQRGDKLGVRVKDSESPARKQFHGIPTYPASAAWKVTARFEPATTPRTLQVPNVLGTTEEMKAPGVLVFTVDGKEHRLTPVEDGSNKLFVIFADETNRDATYGAGRFLYADMPKDGQVVLDFNRAYNPPCAFTRFATCPLPPRGNRLALRVEAGEKRYGDH
- a CDS encoding peptidylprolyl isomerase translates to MRSHDSSTAGLPLSTGELQGMGLLARGSGALARLRFRAPDISVVPSSEGAQVSESFTEEAVLARYRTLCRAVAPRRNRAPGERVAAGDDVLLDVLGFANGRLMAFSARSEWWTEVAANSRLPGLLESLVGLKVGETHPVELTLPVDHPVEALRGVVARFAVKLRAAREVVALDEQSSDFFANLARGATLDEVMAHLRQELAAEWEAQDQRQRQVEALREWSRRTRVEVPRSLVDEELRRCWSEVEYPVLVRLGLASEQMREALEGWLDDGATRREAEHRVRLQLGLRAVAMSERLKGVCAEAHVLSEGLAARARGDSAAMGTTRSEPWFEGRVLHA